Proteins encoded within one genomic window of Microbacterium sp. LKL04:
- a CDS encoding ABC transporter ATP-binding protein — MTHPARVEVRGWGWRHASRNAWAVRGVDLTIAPGERVLLLGASGAGKSTLLHGLAGVLGGADEGEVEGEILLDGARAADQRGRAGLVLQDPDSQVILARVGDDVAFGCENLGVPRDQIWPRVEMALGAVGLDVPRDRPTKALSGGQKQRLALAGVVAMQPGLVLLDEPTANLDPGGVEEVRDAVAAMLQAHPATLVVIEHRVDVWLPLVDRVIVLGGHDAAGVVADGTPAEVLGWLGDSLAQAGVWVPGHPPVEPAPPVAESGETLLTTRGLAVQRVAGHPVATGLDLDVRAGEVLAVTGPNGAGKSTLGLTLAGLLPPAAEEVVAEEVLADGAGPHPIRWSSRDLLTRIGTVFQDPEHQFLARTVRDELEIGPKALGLAEEETRSIVDDLLERMRLTRLAAANPYTLSGGEKRRLTVASMLATAPRVLILDEPTFGQDAVTWSRLIGLLAGLRDAGSAVVIVTHDLDAVRALHAREVRLGGDR, encoded by the coding sequence ATGACGCATCCTGCACGGGTCGAGGTCCGAGGTTGGGGCTGGCGTCATGCATCCCGCAACGCGTGGGCCGTCCGCGGTGTGGACCTCACGATCGCACCGGGGGAACGCGTCCTCCTCCTCGGCGCATCCGGCGCCGGCAAGTCCACGCTCCTCCACGGCCTCGCCGGCGTTCTCGGGGGAGCCGACGAGGGCGAGGTCGAGGGTGAGATCCTCCTCGACGGCGCCCGCGCCGCCGATCAGCGCGGCCGCGCCGGGCTCGTCCTGCAGGACCCCGACTCGCAGGTGATCCTCGCGCGCGTCGGTGACGACGTGGCGTTCGGGTGCGAGAACCTCGGGGTCCCGCGCGACCAGATCTGGCCCCGCGTCGAGATGGCGCTGGGCGCCGTGGGACTCGACGTCCCCCGGGATCGCCCGACGAAAGCGCTGTCCGGGGGACAGAAGCAGCGGCTCGCTCTCGCCGGCGTGGTCGCGATGCAGCCCGGGCTGGTGCTCCTCGACGAGCCGACAGCCAACCTCGATCCCGGCGGTGTCGAAGAGGTCCGTGACGCGGTCGCGGCCATGCTGCAGGCGCATCCCGCGACCCTCGTGGTGATCGAGCACCGTGTCGACGTGTGGTTGCCGCTGGTGGACCGCGTCATCGTGCTCGGCGGGCACGATGCCGCAGGCGTGGTCGCCGACGGTACGCCGGCGGAAGTTCTCGGATGGCTCGGTGACAGCCTCGCGCAGGCAGGAGTGTGGGTGCCGGGGCATCCGCCTGTCGAACCTGCTCCGCCGGTCGCCGAGTCCGGCGAAACTCTGCTGACCACCCGTGGACTTGCGGTCCAGCGCGTCGCCGGGCATCCGGTCGCGACCGGCCTCGACCTCGACGTGCGGGCGGGTGAGGTGCTCGCGGTGACCGGCCCGAACGGCGCGGGGAAGTCGACGCTCGGGCTGACGCTCGCCGGGCTCCTGCCGCCGGCTGCGGAAGAGGTCGTCGCCGAGGAGGTCCTCGCCGACGGCGCCGGCCCGCACCCGATCCGGTGGTCGTCCCGAGACCTCCTCACGCGCATCGGTACGGTGTTCCAGGATCCCGAGCATCAGTTCCTCGCTCGGACCGTGCGCGATGAGCTGGAGATCGGCCCGAAGGCGCTGGGCCTGGCGGAGGAGGAGACGAGATCGATCGTCGACGACCTCCTTGAGAGGATGCGGCTGACGCGACTCGCGGCAGCGAACCCCTACACGTTGTCGGGCGGGGAGAAGCGTCGGCTCACGGTCGCCTCGATGCTGGCGACGGCGCCGCGGGTGCTCATCCTGGACGAGCCGACGTTCGGACAGGATGCGGTGACGTGGTCCCGTCTGATCGGCCTCCTCGCCGGTCTCCGCGACGCGGGGTCGGCGGTCGTCATCGTGACCCACGACCTGGACGCCGTCCGCGCGTTGCATGCCCGCGAGGTCCGGCTGGGCGGTGACCGGTGA
- a CDS encoding ECF transporter S component, translating into MHAVASTSTSAERAVGQTGRFRWRVIDIVVASVLGVASGLIFLLWNLGYIGPKTLLEPLLPGLQGLLDGPWLFAGVLGALIIRKPGAAIYTETLAAVVSALVGNAWGGFLTIEAGLVQGLGAELIVLLFLYRRFSLPVAILAGAGAALAGGINNLVLWYAGADAAFTAVYLASTVVSGAVVAGALSWFLARGLAATGALDRFAIGREARSRV; encoded by the coding sequence ATGCACGCTGTCGCGTCCACATCCACCTCGGCCGAGCGGGCCGTCGGCCAGACCGGTCGCTTCCGCTGGCGGGTCATCGACATCGTCGTGGCCTCGGTCCTCGGCGTCGCATCCGGCCTCATCTTCCTGCTGTGGAACCTCGGTTACATCGGGCCGAAGACGCTTCTCGAGCCGCTGCTCCCGGGCCTCCAGGGCCTCCTCGACGGGCCGTGGCTGTTCGCCGGGGTGCTCGGTGCGCTCATCATCCGCAAGCCGGGCGCGGCCATCTACACCGAAACCCTCGCGGCCGTCGTCTCGGCGCTCGTCGGCAACGCGTGGGGAGGGTTCCTCACGATCGAGGCAGGGCTCGTTCAGGGCCTCGGCGCCGAACTGATCGTGCTGCTCTTCCTCTACCGCCGATTCAGCCTTCCCGTCGCGATCCTCGCGGGTGCGGGAGCGGCGCTCGCCGGCGGCATCAACAACCTCGTCCTCTGGTACGCCGGTGCGGACGCCGCGTTCACCGCGGTCTACCTCGCCTCCACCGTCGTCTCGGGTGCCGTTGTCGCGGGAGCCCTCTCCTGGTTCCTCGCACGAGGGCTCGCGGCCACCGGCGCTCTCGACCGATTCGCCATCGGACGCGAAGCGCGCAGCCGTGTGTGA
- a CDS encoding D-alanyl-D-alanine carboxypeptidase family protein, whose product MTVDDAATRTLSTGGRVALGWVDADGRSAVATPTSTAAYDLLPPLRRRRRVRARIIGIPVLVVFVLAGAYSGAMLLWPLSSVEVTAKAGEAPRLSGAASSIAWPAEGEAAVGVDGFRSATSSDDRVQMASTAKLVTALVVLDRKPLTTGEQGPAYDFTFADRQEYWRYVSQNQSALNVPDDGSLTEYQMLQGMLMASASNYANRLATDAFGSVDDYASAANSWLGENGLDGITVTDASGYGRDNVATPSAMVALAEKAMENPVIAEIVGTKTAELPGAGSFENTNALLGVDGVVGLKTGSFAGYNNLIAAKRVDANGAPLTVFAAVTGQPTSSARLEETERLLDAVAAEAGTPSTLSAGTVVGEVTTAWGATSRLLTEKDASLLLWNGATAESTTSFDVDADATAGSEAGTLTVTGPTGEAQVPVTIEKALPGPDAWWRLTHPIELTGIGG is encoded by the coding sequence GTGACCGTGGACGACGCCGCTACCCGCACGCTCTCCACGGGAGGCCGGGTGGCCCTCGGCTGGGTGGATGCCGACGGTCGATCCGCCGTCGCTACGCCCACCTCGACGGCCGCCTACGACCTGCTGCCGCCCCTGCGGCGCCGTCGCCGCGTCCGCGCCCGCATCATCGGCATCCCTGTCCTCGTCGTATTCGTGCTGGCTGGGGCGTACTCCGGCGCGATGCTGCTGTGGCCGCTGTCCTCCGTCGAGGTGACGGCGAAGGCGGGCGAAGCCCCCCGACTGTCGGGCGCCGCGAGCTCCATCGCGTGGCCGGCGGAGGGAGAAGCCGCCGTCGGCGTCGACGGGTTCCGATCGGCGACCTCGTCGGATGATCGCGTGCAGATGGCGAGCACCGCCAAGCTCGTCACCGCGCTCGTGGTCCTCGACCGGAAGCCGCTGACCACCGGCGAGCAGGGGCCCGCCTACGACTTCACCTTCGCGGACCGGCAGGAGTACTGGCGCTACGTCTCGCAGAATCAGTCGGCCCTGAACGTGCCCGACGACGGCTCCCTCACGGAGTACCAGATGCTCCAGGGCATGCTCATGGCGTCGGCCAGCAACTACGCGAACCGCCTCGCGACCGACGCATTCGGGTCCGTCGACGACTACGCGTCGGCGGCGAACTCGTGGCTCGGAGAGAACGGGCTGGACGGCATCACGGTGACGGATGCCTCCGGTTACGGCCGCGACAACGTCGCGACCCCGTCGGCCATGGTGGCGCTCGCGGAGAAGGCGATGGAGAACCCCGTCATCGCGGAGATCGTCGGCACCAAGACCGCGGAGTTGCCCGGTGCCGGATCGTTCGAGAACACGAACGCGCTCCTCGGCGTCGACGGAGTCGTCGGGCTGAAGACCGGGAGTTTCGCCGGGTACAACAACCTCATCGCCGCGAAGCGGGTCGATGCGAACGGCGCCCCGCTGACGGTCTTCGCCGCCGTCACCGGCCAGCCCACCAGCAGCGCGCGCCTCGAAGAGACGGAGCGTCTGCTGGACGCGGTCGCCGCCGAAGCCGGGACGCCGTCGACGCTCTCCGCGGGGACGGTGGTCGGCGAGGTCACGACCGCCTGGGGTGCGACGAGCCGGCTCCTCACCGAGAAGGACGCGTCGCTCCTGCTGTGGAACGGCGCGACGGCCGAGAGCACCACCTCGTTCGACGTCGACGCGGACGCGACCGCCGGGTCGGAGGCGGGCACGCTCACGGTCACGGGGCCGACCGGCGAGGCCCAGGTCCCCGTCACGATCGAGAAGGCCCTGCCCGGCCCGGACGCCTGGTGGCGTCTGACCCATCCGATCGAGTTGACCGGGATCGGCGGCTGA
- a CDS encoding J domain-containing protein has product MFDSPLSASAYDVLGVSTDASDDDLRKAYRLRLRQTHPDTGGDAAEFVRVQRAWELVGTAAARAAYDRGHGFTETLSYAPDADAPQWRPHARQADTRPRARSFGQPGGWRRERYLDLIREWAGRGVDLPDPYDPALVRSAPHEVRRLLADALAEEATARIVAELGMGYTVWHDVAADPRDPDIKLDHIVLGPSGLYAVLSEDFGAPVRTRRGELEGDAVVGSPVAQLVLAARGLGRGAKVKFSAALVVLPDDDVAMAIEELGKVKGLPVAVVARSALATVLRRGVSGAREIGGNELFDVRTRLQQTVRFA; this is encoded by the coding sequence GTGTTCGACAGTCCCCTTTCCGCCTCGGCGTACGACGTCCTCGGGGTGTCCACCGACGCCAGTGACGACGACCTCCGAAAGGCGTACCGCCTGCGCCTGCGACAGACCCACCCCGACACCGGCGGAGACGCCGCCGAGTTCGTCCGCGTCCAGCGTGCATGGGAGCTCGTCGGGACGGCCGCAGCGCGTGCGGCGTACGACCGCGGTCACGGATTCACCGAGACCCTCTCGTACGCCCCCGACGCCGACGCCCCGCAGTGGCGCCCGCACGCCCGCCAGGCCGACACCCGGCCGCGCGCCCGGTCGTTCGGCCAGCCCGGAGGGTGGCGTCGGGAGCGCTACCTCGACCTGATCCGCGAATGGGCGGGACGCGGTGTCGACCTGCCCGACCCCTACGACCCGGCGCTCGTGCGGAGCGCTCCGCACGAGGTGCGCCGGCTGCTCGCGGACGCGCTCGCCGAAGAGGCGACGGCCCGCATCGTCGCCGAACTCGGCATGGGCTACACGGTGTGGCACGACGTCGCTGCCGATCCGCGCGACCCCGACATCAAGCTCGATCACATCGTGCTCGGACCGAGCGGACTCTACGCCGTGCTCTCGGAGGATTTCGGGGCTCCCGTCCGCACCCGCCGCGGCGAACTCGAGGGTGACGCCGTCGTCGGGTCGCCGGTCGCGCAGCTCGTGCTCGCCGCGCGCGGACTCGGGAGAGGCGCGAAGGTGAAGTTCAGTGCGGCCCTCGTCGTCCTCCCGGACGACGACGTCGCCATGGCGATCGAAGAGCTCGGCAAGGTGAAGGGACTCCCCGTCGCCGTCGTCGCACGCAGTGCGCTGGCGACGGTGCTGCGTCGCGGGGTCAGCGGGGCACGTGAGATCGGCGGCAACGAGCTGTTCGACGTCCGAACGCGGCTGCAGCAGACCGTCCGCTTCGCCTGA
- a CDS encoding enoyl-CoA hydratase/isomerase family protein — MSERPASRLLVRAEGSVGRVTLDRPEAINAVDHGMIRGIAEALDRWEHHPDIRLVLLDGAGDRGFCAGGDVRTLREQILAGDAEAAMGFFRDEYALNAHIAEYPKQIVVFADGVTMGGGIGLAGHASVRIVTERSRLAMPETRIGFTPDVGGSWLLAHAPGRTGEFLALTGGTMDAADAIYAGFADHLVPADRLDDVRHALVTRADPDTPTEIAMLFDETPEPARLAAAREWIDDAFAAASVPEIIARLRERSEPDAGATADLLEAQAPTALTVTLAAVRSARGLPDLRAALAQEYALVEWFGRTQPDLVEGIRAQLVDKDRSPRWQPATLADVPADTAERALSFTPTAPLWS; from the coding sequence GTGAGTGAACGCCCGGCATCCCGTCTGCTCGTCCGCGCGGAGGGAAGCGTGGGACGCGTCACGCTCGATCGACCCGAGGCGATCAACGCCGTCGACCACGGCATGATCCGCGGGATCGCGGAGGCGCTCGACCGCTGGGAGCACCACCCCGACATCCGTCTCGTCCTCCTCGACGGCGCGGGCGATCGCGGGTTCTGCGCCGGCGGCGACGTCCGCACCCTTCGGGAGCAGATCCTCGCGGGCGATGCCGAGGCGGCGATGGGCTTCTTCCGCGACGAGTACGCGCTAAACGCCCACATCGCCGAGTACCCGAAGCAGATCGTCGTCTTCGCCGACGGCGTCACGATGGGCGGCGGCATCGGGCTGGCCGGTCACGCCTCGGTCCGGATCGTGACCGAGCGCTCTCGCCTGGCCATGCCCGAGACGCGCATCGGCTTCACCCCCGACGTCGGCGGGTCGTGGCTGCTCGCACACGCGCCGGGGCGGACCGGCGAGTTCCTCGCGCTGACGGGCGGGACGATGGATGCCGCCGACGCGATCTACGCGGGGTTCGCCGACCACCTCGTCCCCGCCGACCGGCTGGACGACGTCCGCCACGCGCTCGTGACCCGTGCCGACCCCGACACCCCGACCGAGATCGCGATGCTGTTCGACGAGACCCCCGAGCCGGCGCGCCTCGCCGCCGCGCGCGAATGGATCGACGACGCCTTCGCCGCAGCGTCCGTGCCCGAGATCATCGCCCGCCTGCGGGAGCGTTCCGAACCGGATGCCGGGGCCACCGCCGACCTGCTCGAGGCTCAGGCGCCGACGGCCCTCACGGTGACCCTCGCCGCCGTGCGGTCGGCGCGGGGACTCCCGGATCTCCGAGCGGCGCTCGCGCAGGAGTATGCGCTCGTCGAGTGGTTCGGGCGGACCCAGCCCGATCTCGTGGAGGGCATCCGCGCGCAACTCGTCGACAAGGACCGCTCGCCGCGCTGGCAGCCCGCGACCCTCGCAGACGTCCCCGCCGACACCGCCGAGCGGGCGCTGTCGTTCACCCCGACCGCCCCGCTCTGGAGCTGA